The Bacteroidales bacterium genome contains a region encoding:
- a CDS encoding amidase, with protein sequence MLTSKSHLAKTAYALRTNKLDAKDYVKETCKAIDEKETHIKALIHENNKHERLIEEVNVLRKKFPDPQKRPPLYGVLVGIKDIINTKGFETKAGSNLPSNLFIGKEASSVTKLKDAGAIILGKTVTTEFAYFEPGETRNPHNLEHTPGGSSSGSAAAVASGIVPLAIGTQTIGSVIRPAAYCGIVGFKPSFDRISKDGVIPFSVSADHIGIFTQDIEGINLAASVLCDNWQANIQKNKKAVIGAVEGKYLAQANPEIIEFYESKIKQLAKAGYQIKRINPFDNIEAINSNHLKMNSAEFSEVHKDWFEKHEVLYRKKTTELIIEGKEVSNKELSESKKGRYKLREHIENLRQENNIDVWLSPATTSTAPKGMQTGSPLMNLPWTYAGLPAITIPAGKSKNNLPVGLQITGSFNQDEYLIAFAKKIEDNLLMKITK encoded by the coding sequence ATGCTCACTTCAAAATCACATCTTGCAAAAACAGCATACGCATTAAGAACCAACAAGCTTGATGCAAAAGACTATGTAAAAGAAACTTGCAAGGCGATTGACGAGAAAGAAACTCATATAAAAGCCTTAATTCATGAAAATAACAAACACGAAAGGCTTATTGAAGAAGTAAATGTATTAAGAAAAAAATTTCCCGATCCTCAAAAAAGACCTCCCTTATACGGTGTTCTTGTAGGAATTAAAGATATTATTAATACTAAAGGTTTTGAAACAAAAGCAGGTTCAAATCTGCCTTCTAATCTTTTTATAGGAAAAGAAGCCTCATCAGTTACTAAACTAAAAGATGCCGGAGCAATTATTTTGGGAAAAACTGTAACAACTGAATTTGCATATTTTGAACCGGGAGAAACAAGAAACCCTCACAATCTTGAACATACTCCCGGAGGTTCAAGCAGTGGATCTGCAGCAGCAGTTGCGAGCGGTATTGTTCCTCTCGCAATCGGAACACAAACCATAGGTTCTGTTATCCGTCCGGCGGCATATTGCGGCATCGTTGGTTTTAAACCTTCATTTGACAGAATATCGAAAGACGGTGTTATACCTTTCTCTGTATCAGCAGATCATATCGGAATTTTTACACAAGATATTGAAGGTATTAATTTGGCTGCTTCAGTTCTTTGTGATAATTGGCAAGCAAATATTCAAAAAAATAAAAAAGCTGTAATAGGTGCTGTTGAAGGAAAATATCTCGCACAAGCCAATCCTGAAATTATTGAGTTTTATGAATCAAAAATCAAACAACTTGCCAAAGCAGGTTATCAAATAAAAAGAATAAATCCTTTTGATAATATTGAAGCAATAAATTCAAATCACTTAAAAATGAATTCGGCAGAATTTTCCGAAGTTCACAAAGATTGGTTTGAAAAACATGAAGTTTTATACAGAAAAAAAACAACAGAACTGATTATTGAAGGTAAAGAAGTTTCAAATAAAGAACTTTCTGAATCAAAAAAAGGAAGATATAAGTTAAGAGAACATATTGAAAATTTGAGACAAGAAAACAATATTGATGTTTGGTTATCACCGGCAACAACAAGTACTGCTCCGAAAGGAATGCAAACCGGCAGTCCGCTTATGAATTTACCGTGGACTTATGCGGGATTACCGGCAATTACAATCCCTGCGGGAAAATCAAAAAATAACTTACCTGTTGGTTTACAAATAACAGGTAGTTTTAATCAAGATGAATATTTGATTGCTTTTGCGAAAAAAATTGAGGATAATTTACTGATGAAGATAACAAAATAA
- a CDS encoding response regulator, protein MSLRYKVLWVDDEIDTIQSFGVNKDIETYLSELGFIPQVDCIEDTNEAKKKIKKEKYDLILSDYNMDEENGDELIKYIREEKIFTEILFYSAQMNFNTVARELYQDRVSFKHLTNDRGYKNLKEKIIWLINQTLKKIQDLNSVRGLVMAETSRLDNIVNEILLQYLNKNSYDLKPGIIKRIKESIKSNLKKSEKLDTKTNKELIKDRLFDADKKARTINELIKNENIEININNFHQSYKKDVIDIRNELAHVKSGQTNGVEYLIIENKDGIEQKKIKHEDFIQIRKNLLKYDKILNDLKEKI, encoded by the coding sequence ATGAGTTTAAGATATAAAGTGCTATGGGTAGATGATGAAATTGACACTATTCAAAGTTTTGGCGTAAATAAAGATATAGAAACATATTTATCAGAATTAGGGTTTATACCCCAAGTGGACTGTATAGAAGACACTAATGAAGCAAAAAAGAAAATAAAAAAAGAAAAGTATGATTTAATTCTTTCCGACTATAACATGGATGAAGAGAATGGTGATGAACTTATAAAATATATCAGAGAAGAAAAAATATTTACTGAAATTTTGTTTTATTCAGCTCAAATGAATTTTAATACTGTTGCAAGAGAGCTATATCAGGACAGAGTATCTTTTAAACACTTAACAAATGACAGAGGTTATAAAAATCTTAAAGAAAAAATAATTTGGCTGATTAACCAAACATTAAAAAAAATACAAGATTTAAATTCTGTAAGAGGTTTGGTTATGGCTGAAACAAGTCGCTTGGATAATATTGTAAATGAAATACTGTTACAATATTTAAATAAAAACAGCTACGATTTAAAACCAGGAATTATAAAAAGAATAAAAGAGTCAATAAAATCAAACCTGAAAAAGAGTGAAAAATTAGATACTAAAACAAACAAAGAACTGATAAAAGACAGGCTGTTTGATGCTGATAAAAAGGCAAGAACAATCAATGAACTAATAAAAAATGAAAATATAGAAATTAATATTAATAACTTTCATCAATCATATAAAAAAGATGTTATTGATATAAGGAATGAACTTGCTCATGTAAAATCCGGACAAACAAACGGAGTAGAATATCTGATAATTGAAAATAAGGATGGTATTGAACAAAAAAAAATAAAACACGAAGATTTTATCCAAATTCGCAAAAACTTATTAAAATATGATAAGATTTTGAATGATTTGAAAGAAAAGATTTAA
- a CDS encoding ATP-binding protein, with amino-acid sequence MKDTLNFWISSGLKDLIGRKQITDEYIAIYELVKNSFDAHAKNVQIIFENLKEENSRIIIIDDGKGMDIKDIKDKWLGVAYSAKKEGTEDDTYKDYRNKIKQNVAFAGAKGVGRFSCDRLGRKLNMITVKDAINSKIENIIVDWENFESDSKKEFVEINIEHQILESNRYNINNGTILEISGIRDKETWNRQGLQKLKHSLEKLINPNQKKDTFKIEIIAKEEIEADKNEKLERDKINGFIENRLFETLNVKTTHIETKILKDKIITILVDRGNLIYQIEENNPYEIDNITIFLFLLNRKAKYNFKKLVGVDSVAYGSVFMYKNGYRIYPFGEEGEDIFGINKRKVQGYNRFLGTRELIGRIEIFDSLNKFEETTSRDGGLIKNKNYSELSNFFLEKALRRLERYVVEVIRWGDPITEKIDGIKTGKTLPEITFEDIKIKIIEDAKHKDNKLNFNITLQEVINKEIIGFIYWLAIHTSEIIEVEYDRDFFQIIDERQRKSTSKIFNKVEKQISKYNDPNLLKEVKKLKKDFKQIREAKKEAEKETDFVKETKKEIEKKLESQIKQTLFAREVVGIDAKEFLGLQHQVRRASNIIAGFTDRLIYSINNNEPKEELLNYISKIDLKNKEISTLAEFVTKANFDTRTAKITKDIVAFVNEYIENVYKNYEHIRTEGTSIKPEVEYTNTSFEIKFRPIELIIIIDNLISNSEKADAKKISFKWQKVSQNEMKLFVTDNGKGIKDEIINDIFEFRFSTTNGSGLGLYHTFDIIQRMKGEISVNNKLKKGVEFIITFKK; translated from the coding sequence ATGAAAGATACTTTAAACTTTTGGATAAGTTCAGGCTTGAAAGATTTAATTGGTCGAAAACAAATAACTGATGAATATATTGCTATATATGAGTTAGTTAAAAATTCATTTGATGCCCACGCGAAAAATGTACAAATTATTTTTGAAAATTTGAAAGAAGAAAACTCCCGTATTATTATTATTGATGACGGAAAAGGAATGGACATTAAAGACATTAAAGATAAATGGCTTGGAGTTGCTTATTCTGCCAAAAAAGAAGGGACAGAAGATGACACATATAAAGATTATAGAAATAAAATCAAACAAAATGTTGCGTTTGCAGGAGCAAAAGGAGTAGGACGTTTTTCATGTGACAGATTAGGACGCAAACTAAATATGATTACTGTAAAGGATGCAATAAATTCAAAGATTGAAAATATTATAGTCGATTGGGAAAATTTTGAAAGTGATTCAAAAAAAGAATTCGTAGAAATAAATATTGAACACCAAATTCTTGAAAGTAACAGATATAATATTAATAACGGAACAATTCTTGAAATTTCAGGCATAAGAGATAAAGAAACATGGAATAGACAAGGATTACAAAAACTGAAACATTCTCTTGAAAAACTAATTAATCCAAATCAAAAAAAGGATACTTTTAAAATTGAAATTATAGCCAAAGAAGAAATTGAAGCAGACAAAAATGAAAAACTTGAAAGAGATAAAATAAACGGATTTATTGAAAATAGACTTTTTGAGACACTAAATGTAAAAACAACTCACATTGAAACTAAAATTTTAAAGGATAAAATTATTACAATTCTGGTAGACAGAGGAAATTTAATATATCAAATAGAAGAAAACAATCCATATGAGATAGATAATATTACAATTTTTCTTTTCCTGTTAAACCGTAAAGCAAAATATAATTTCAAAAAATTAGTAGGTGTTGATTCTGTCGCTTATGGTTCTGTTTTTATGTATAAAAACGGTTATCGTATATATCCCTTTGGAGAAGAAGGTGAAGATATATTTGGAATTAATAAAAGAAAAGTGCAAGGTTACAATCGTTTTTTAGGAACAAGAGAATTAATCGGGAGAATTGAAATTTTTGATAGCCTCAATAAATTTGAAGAAACTACAAGCAGGGACGGAGGATTAATAAAAAATAAAAATTATTCAGAGTTAAGTAACTTTTTTCTTGAAAAGGCATTAAGAAGATTAGAACGTTATGTTGTTGAAGTTATAAGATGGGGAGACCCTATTACAGAAAAAATAGACGGAATAAAAACAGGAAAAACACTTCCTGAAATAACTTTTGAAGATATAAAAATTAAAATAATTGAAGATGCCAAGCATAAAGATAATAAATTAAATTTTAACATTACACTACAAGAAGTTATAAATAAAGAAATAATTGGATTTATTTATTGGTTAGCGATTCATACATCTGAAATTATTGAAGTTGAATACGACAGGGATTTTTTTCAAATTATTGATGAAAGACAAAGGAAAAGCACATCAAAAATTTTTAATAAAGTAGAAAAACAAATTTCTAAATATAATGACCCAAACTTGTTAAAAGAAGTTAAAAAATTAAAGAAAGATTTTAAACAAATCAGAGAAGCAAAAAAAGAAGCAGAAAAAGAAACAGATTTTGTAAAAGAGACAAAAAAAGAAATTGAGAAAAAACTGGAATCACAAATAAAGCAAACACTATTTGCAAGAGAAGTTGTCGGAATTGATGCAAAAGAATTTTTGGGATTACAACATCAAGTAAGAAGAGCTTCAAACATTATTGCCGGTTTTACTGATAGGTTAATATATTCAATTAATAATAATGAACCGAAAGAGGAATTATTAAATTACATTTCAAAAATTGACTTGAAAAATAAAGAAATTTCTACGCTTGCTGAGTTTGTTACAAAAGCTAATTTTGATACAAGAACAGCAAAAATCACCAAAGATATTGTTGCTTTTGTTAATGAATATATTGAAAATGTTTATAAAAACTATGAACATATCAGAACAGAGGGAACATCTATCAAGCCGGAAGTAGAATATACTAATACTTCTTTTGAAATAAAATTCAGACCAATAGAACTTATAATTATTATTGACAATTTGATAAGTAATTCTGAAAAAGCTGATGCAAAAAAAATTTCATTCAAATGGCAAAAAGTAAGTCAAAACGAAATGAAACTATTTGTAACAGATAATGGAAAAGGAATAAAAGATGAAATAATTAACGATATATTTGAATTTCGATTTTCTACTACGAACGGTTCAGGTTTGGGGTTGTATCATACATTCGATATTATTCAAAGAATGAAAGGCGAAATATCTGTAAATAATAAATTAAAAAAAGGGGTTGAATTTATAATAACATTTAAAAAATGA
- a CDS encoding DNA cytosine methyltransferase, whose translation MFKKLKYIDLFAGCGGLSLGLHNTGAWQGIFAIEKSPDAFATLEYNLIKKMNHFEWPDWLSQKNHDINEILQIHKNHLKNLRGSVDLVAGGPPCQGFSTAGRRIENDDRNSLIKSYIQFIRLVQPKIIFFENVKGFTQEFNQNKSKGIKYSEYVLKELKKSNDDYKGYNVSSNLIDFSKYGIPQKRTRFILVGIRKDISIKEDVNFFLKNIELNKKKFLINKGIEINTSLEDAISDLLRKNNEINSPDSKNFKAGKYGEIQSAYQKLMRQGVASKIPDSHRFPNHKKETIKLFNTLIQNTKKGKHITKNEKELFNVKRRSIAVLHPKNPTPTITTHPDDYIHYCESRVLTVRECARIQTFPDNYKIKGRYTTGGKRRKIEVPRYSQIGNAIPPLFGELAGITLKELIQ comes from the coding sequence ATGTTTAAAAAATTAAAATATATTGATTTATTTGCCGGATGTGGCGGTCTGTCATTAGGGCTTCATAATACAGGAGCTTGGCAAGGTATTTTTGCAATTGAAAAAAGCCCTGATGCTTTTGCTACATTAGAGTATAACTTAATAAAAAAAATGAATCATTTTGAATGGCCAGATTGGCTATCTCAAAAAAATCATGATATAAATGAGATTCTACAAATACATAAAAATCATTTAAAAAATTTAAGAGGCAGCGTTGATTTAGTTGCAGGAGGACCTCCATGTCAAGGTTTCTCTACTGCTGGAAGAAGAATTGAAAATGATGATAGGAATTCATTAATAAAATCATATATTCAATTTATTCGGCTTGTTCAACCCAAAATAATATTTTTTGAAAACGTAAAAGGATTTACACAAGAATTTAACCAAAATAAATCAAAAGGAATAAAATACTCAGAATATGTTTTAAAAGAATTGAAAAAAAGCAATGACGATTATAAAGGATATAATGTTTCAAGTAATTTAATTGATTTCTCTAAATATGGTATTCCTCAAAAAAGAACAAGATTTATATTAGTTGGGATTAGAAAAGACATTTCAATAAAAGAAGATGTTAATTTTTTTCTAAAAAACATTGAATTAAATAAAAAAAAGTTCTTAATTAATAAAGGAATAGAAATTAATACAAGTTTAGAAGATGCTATTTCAGATTTATTACGAAAAAATAACGAAATAAACAGCCCCGATTCAAAAAATTTTAAAGCCGGAAAATATGGGGAAATTCAAAGTGCATATCAAAAACTAATGCGACAGGGTGTAGCATCAAAGATTCCGGACAGTCATAGATTCCCTAATCATAAAAAAGAAACAATAAAACTTTTTAATACTCTTATTCAAAACACAAAAAAAGGGAAACACATAACAAAAAATGAAAAGGAACTATTTAATGTAAAAAGGCGAAGTATTGCTGTTTTACATCCTAAAAATCCAACCCCCACAATTACAACACATCCTGACGACTACATTCATTATTGTGAAAGCAGAGTTTTAACTGTTAGAGAATGTGCAAGAATTCAAACTTTTCCAGATAACTATAAAATAAAAGGAAGGTATACAACAGGTGGTAAACGAAGAAAAATTGAAGTCCCAAGATATTCACAAATAGGAAATGCTATACCGCCGCTTTTTGGTGAATTAGCCGGTATAACCCTCAAAGAGCTTATACAATGA
- a CDS encoding CapA family protein → MKKLNLTSILILISLIFTTCNSSGQNEKFENNEDSIVNTKPNEVSLLFLGDIMQHDLQIQSAYVPETGKYDFSSQFKHVKPIFDSTDIVIGNLEVTLAGKPYKGYPRFSSPDDLAWDIKKAGINYLVTANNHMYDRGKKGFERTMHMLDSVGFKRTGTFINEEDKKKNHPMIIEKNNFKIALFNYTYGLNGNVPEKPSIINGIKKDQIKNDLINATNSGYDAVIVCFHWGVEYKHQPNNEQISLADLCFENGADIVIGSHPHVIQKMEHKTYKTESGNEKDVLVAYSLGNFVSNYGTWRYCDGGTMIKFSLTKTDDDNLSIIDPEYHLIWVYREPKGNKLMNYYVLPVADFENNKDLKQSDKDQMNIFINDSRKLYDTENIGVSEYINSDVK, encoded by the coding sequence ATGAAAAAATTAAACCTAACATCAATCCTTATCCTCATATCTTTAATATTCACAACTTGCAACTCTTCCGGGCAAAATGAAAAGTTTGAAAATAATGAAGACTCAATAGTAAATACAAAACCAAATGAAGTTTCATTATTATTCCTCGGAGACATTATGCAACATGACCTGCAAATTCAATCGGCTTATGTACCGGAAACAGGGAAATATGATTTTTCTTCTCAATTTAAACATGTTAAACCAATATTTGACAGTACGGATATTGTAATCGGCAATTTGGAAGTTACTTTGGCAGGCAAACCATATAAAGGTTATCCCAGATTCAGCTCTCCCGATGATTTGGCTTGGGATATAAAAAAAGCAGGCATTAATTATCTTGTAACAGCAAATAATCACATGTATGATCGCGGAAAAAAAGGATTTGAAAGGACTATGCATATGCTTGATTCTGTCGGGTTTAAAAGAACAGGAACTTTTATCAATGAAGAAGATAAAAAGAAAAATCATCCGATGATAATTGAAAAAAATAATTTCAAAATTGCACTTTTCAATTACACTTATGGGTTAAACGGTAATGTTCCCGAAAAGCCAAGTATCATTAATGGTATTAAAAAAGATCAAATAAAAAATGATCTCATCAATGCTACAAATTCCGGTTATGATGCTGTTATTGTCTGTTTCCATTGGGGAGTAGAATATAAACATCAACCAAATAATGAGCAAATAAGTTTGGCTGATTTATGTTTTGAAAACGGTGCAGATATTGTAATCGGGTCACACCCTCATGTAATTCAAAAAATGGAACACAAAACATATAAAACAGAATCGGGAAATGAAAAGGATGTACTTGTTGCATATTCTCTCGGTAATTTTGTTTCAAACTACGGAACTTGGCGTTATTGCGACGGCGGTACAATGATAAAATTTTCATTGACAAAAACTGATGACGATAACCTATCAATTATTGACCCTGAATATCACTTAATATGGGTTTACAGAGAACCGAAAGGAAACAAGTTGATGAATTATTATGTGCTTCCTGTTGCAGATTTTGAAAACAATAAAGACCTGAAACAATCTGACAAGGATCAGATGAATATTTTTATTAATGATTCGAGGAAATTGTATGATACTGAAAATATAGGTGTTTCGGAATATATAAATTCAGATGTAAAGTAG
- a CDS encoding tetratricopeptide repeat-containing sensor histidine kinase, producing the protein MHLKVYIFTFSILIFAANIFAQTTLNIDSLKSAVEKMPDDSVKVTVYYKIAVGLLRTNPEEMHKYAEKALKLADELDIKTEIAKSYHVLGIFYAERGDLKRSLEYFFKSLETLERIGDESRKGVALGAIARIYQLLENNEKALEYDLKALTIALNNKDSANLATNYNNVGADYNNLKKYDKAIKNYNNALVLAKKNKNIQLQALLLLNIGYAYQKTNDFQSAFKNLKEAQKLYTEINDKYGLANTYNKLAGYFNENQINDSTIKYASNALSLSENIGTFTIIRQASGLLSEAYEKTEMYDSAFKYLRQFNTMNDSIINSGNTKKITQLEMNYEFEKEREISKIKHKEEVRRQQNFTIFFITAFLLSLLLVILIFRNYRLKKKSEKKLQQLNAVKDRFFKIISHDLKAPFTAFISISEILSNSEINLSKEKIQYFANSINTTAKSSYDLFQNLLLWSMSQRENLKINKVEIDLIKLISDTVTLLKAAADDKDIEIITKIATDIKVLTDENITKTILRNLINNAIKFTPSGGKITISANSDDNYTEISVTDTGIGISKENLSKLFKPEVHHSTSGTNNEKGTGLGLILCKELIEKTGGTISVISEKDKGSHFIFTIPA; encoded by the coding sequence ATGCATTTAAAAGTATATATTTTTACTTTCTCAATATTAATTTTTGCTGCAAATATTTTTGCACAAACTACTCTAAATATCGACAGCCTTAAAAGTGCTGTAGAAAAGATGCCTGACGATTCTGTAAAAGTAACCGTTTACTACAAAATCGCTGTCGGATTGCTCAGAACAAACCCTGAAGAAATGCATAAATATGCTGAAAAAGCATTGAAACTTGCAGATGAATTAGATATTAAAACTGAAATTGCAAAAAGTTATCATGTTTTAGGAATATTTTATGCCGAAAGAGGCGATTTGAAACGTTCTCTTGAATATTTTTTTAAATCATTAGAAACTCTTGAAAGAATAGGAGATGAAAGTCGTAAAGGAGTTGCTCTCGGTGCAATTGCTCGAATTTATCAATTACTTGAGAACAACGAAAAAGCCTTGGAATACGATTTAAAAGCTCTGACAATTGCTTTGAATAACAAAGATTCTGCAAACCTTGCAACAAACTATAATAACGTTGGTGCGGATTACAATAATTTAAAAAAATATGACAAGGCAATCAAGAATTATAACAATGCTCTTGTTCTTGCGAAAAAAAATAAAAATATTCAACTGCAAGCTCTGTTACTTTTGAATATCGGTTATGCTTATCAAAAAACAAATGATTTTCAATCGGCCTTTAAAAATTTGAAAGAAGCACAAAAATTATACACCGAAATAAATGATAAATACGGACTTGCAAACACATATAACAAATTAGCAGGATATTTTAACGAAAATCAAATTAATGACAGCACAATTAAATATGCCTCAAATGCACTTTCTCTATCTGAAAATATCGGAACTTTTACTATAATAAGACAAGCATCAGGACTTTTGAGCGAAGCCTACGAAAAAACGGAAATGTATGATTCCGCGTTCAAATATTTAAGGCAGTTTAACACAATGAACGACAGTATAATAAATTCCGGTAATACAAAAAAGATTACTCAACTCGAAATGAATTACGAGTTTGAAAAAGAACGAGAAATCAGTAAAATAAAACATAAAGAGGAAGTAAGAAGACAACAAAACTTTACAATTTTCTTTATAACAGCATTTTTATTATCACTACTGTTAGTAATTCTAATTTTCAGAAATTACCGGTTGAAGAAAAAGTCAGAAAAAAAACTACAGCAATTAAATGCTGTAAAAGACAGATTTTTCAAAATAATCTCTCACGATTTAAAAGCTCCTTTTACTGCATTTATTTCTATTTCAGAAATTTTGTCGAATTCGGAAATAAACCTCAGCAAAGAAAAAATACAGTACTTTGCAAACAGCATAAACACAACTGCCAAAAGCTCTTATGATTTGTTTCAAAACCTTTTGCTTTGGTCAATGTCGCAACGCGAAAATTTAAAAATAAACAAAGTTGAAATTGATTTAATCAAACTTATTTCGGACACCGTAACATTGTTGAAAGCTGCCGCAGATGATAAAGACATTGAAATAATCACAAAAATTGCAACTGACATTAAAGTTTTAACTGATGAAAACATCACAAAAACAATTTTAAGAAATCTGATAAACAACGCAATAAAATTTACACCTTCCGGCGGGAAAATAACTATTTCCGCGAACTCGGACGATAATTATACAGAAATAAGTGTTACTGATACAGGAATAGGAATAAGTAAAGAAAATCTTTCAAAATTATTTAAGCCTGAAGTACACCATTCAACATCGGGCACTAATAACGAAAAAGGAACAGGACTCGGACTTATTCTCTGCAAAGAACTTATTGAAAAAACAGGAGGAACGATTTCTGTTATAAGTGAAAAAGACAAAGGTTCTCATTTTATTTTTACTATTCCCGCTTAA
- a CDS encoding response regulator transcription factor: MDKIKLILVDDHQVVIDGIVASLMLYDDIEVIAEASDGKELFKKLETFSPDIIILDIAMPDITGIEICKILKKDFPEIKVIIFTGDENQDSIFKALKAGANAFLPKETQREELVSTIYAVNKGEKYISNSISNTLIIDYLEKEKKTNKYSKKKVTLSEREIEILTCIAEGLPYKIIADKLFISTKTVEKHKRNILNKLDLESTVDLVKYAIKNNIIDF, from the coding sequence TTGGATAAAATTAAACTTATATTAGTTGACGACCACCAAGTTGTTATAGACGGAATTGTAGCCTCATTAATGCTTTACGATGATATTGAAGTAATAGCGGAAGCATCTGACGGCAAAGAATTATTTAAAAAACTTGAAACTTTCTCGCCCGATATTATTATACTTGATATTGCAATGCCTGATATTACAGGTATTGAGATTTGCAAAATATTAAAAAAGGACTTTCCTGAAATTAAAGTGATAATTTTTACGGGTGATGAAAACCAAGATTCAATTTTTAAAGCCCTGAAAGCCGGAGCAAATGCCTTTTTACCAAAAGAAACACAACGAGAAGAACTTGTAAGTACAATTTATGCAGTTAATAAAGGAGAGAAATATATCAGCAACTCTATTTCAAACACCTTAATAATTGATTATCTGGAAAAAGAAAAAAAAACAAACAAATATTCAAAAAAAAAGGTCACACTTTCCGAACGAGAAATTGAAATACTCACTTGTATTGCTGAAGGTTTGCCTTATAAAATTATTGCTGACAAGTTATTTATAAGCACAAAAACAGTTGAAAAACACAAACGAAATATTCTTAATAAATTAGACCTTGAATCAACAGTTGATTTGGTAAAATATGCAATTAAAAATAATATTATTGATTTTTAA